A region from the Cytophagia bacterium CHB2 genome encodes:
- a CDS encoding T9SS type A sorting domain-containing protein: protein WDFGDGATSTEQSPTHQYTLSGVYTVKLTVTSACNYNTETKTNYITVNGVPAGNLARGKLITASSTVAPYSPERAADGSATSYWRSGSAPKATPNSWLRVDLGGPYYINRAVVKWRDSHFAKRYRFEVSNTGGDSDSEWTTVYTNNAGERGTQDVTFSTLSPARYFRLRIDQNNKNDNEIFELECYAGKPALNGITKGLAAVELPDHFELQQNYPNPFNPSTTMTFELADLSEVRLTIYNSTGQLVNKLVDGTFARGRHQIVWDATDERGARVTSGVYIAVLQANGIVAKRKLVLTK, encoded by the coding sequence TGGGATTTCGGCGATGGCGCAACTTCGACGGAGCAGAGTCCCACGCATCAATACACCCTTTCCGGCGTGTACACCGTAAAATTGACGGTGACCAGCGCGTGCAACTATAACACCGAGACCAAAACGAATTACATCACGGTCAACGGTGTGCCTGCCGGCAATCTCGCGCGCGGCAAGTTGATCACGGCTTCCAGCACGGTTGCGCCTTATTCTCCGGAACGCGCGGCCGATGGCAGCGCGACCTCTTACTGGCGCAGCGGCAGTGCGCCCAAAGCCACACCCAATTCCTGGTTGCGGGTGGATTTAGGAGGGCCCTACTATATCAACCGCGCCGTGGTCAAATGGAGAGACAGTCATTTTGCCAAACGCTATCGTTTTGAAGTTTCAAACACCGGCGGCGATAGCGACAGCGAATGGACCACGGTTTACACCAACAACGCGGGCGAGAGAGGCACGCAAGATGTCACCTTCAGCACACTGTCTCCGGCGCGCTATTTCCGCCTACGCATAGATCAAAACAACAAGAACGACAACGAGATTTTCGAGTTGGAATGTTATGCCGGCAAACCGGCGCTGAACGGCATTACAAAGGGCTTGGCCGCAGTGGAACTGCCCGACCATTTCGAGTTGCAGCAGAACTATCCCAATCCCTTCAACCCCAGCACCACCATGACGTTTGAACTCGCCGACCTGAGTGAGGTGAGGCTGACGATTTATAACAGCACCGGGCAGCTCGTCAACAAATTGGTGGATGGCACATTTGCCCGGGGCCGCCACCAAATTGTCTGGGATGCGACGGATGAGCGAGGCGCGCGCGTGACCAGCGGCGTTTATATCGCGGTATTGCAGGCCAATGGTATCGTGGCGAAGCGCAAACTCGTGTTGACGAAGTAA